A section of the Paenibacillus aurantius genome encodes:
- a CDS encoding molybdopterin-binding protein, translating to MTAPAGMLREVKVEEAVGLVLAHDLTQILPGEFKGRLFKKGHVVREDDIPALLSIGKEHIYTLDLADGYLHEDEAALRMAHAAAGEHIVLTDPHEGKVSLKSSIHGLAKIPRDFVNAANALESVVFSTVKTNTVVKPGQALVGTRVIPLVIEEERIREVERLAEAHRAGGGSGPGEAGLVSVKPFRSLRAGLITTGSEVYKGRIQDKFGPIVREKLAALGSEVVEQRLAPDESSRIVEDIRYFREQGVDLLLLTGGMSVDPDDRTPGAIRQAGADIVSYGTPMLPGSMLLMAYLDGIPVMGLPGCVMHDPYTSFDVLLPRICAGEIIRKEDIVEMGYGGLHGC from the coding sequence ATGACCGCCCCCGCCGGAATGCTGCGCGAAGTGAAGGTGGAGGAAGCGGTCGGGCTGGTGCTCGCCCACGATTTAACCCAGATCCTTCCCGGGGAATTCAAGGGAAGGCTGTTCAAGAAAGGCCACGTTGTCCGGGAAGACGACATTCCCGCGCTCCTTTCCATCGGCAAGGAGCACATCTACACGCTGGATTTGGCCGACGGCTATCTTCACGAGGATGAAGCCGCCCTGCGGATGGCGCACGCGGCGGCGGGAGAGCATATTGTGCTGACCGACCCGCATGAGGGAAAGGTAAGCCTGAAATCCTCGATTCACGGCCTGGCCAAAATCCCCCGGGATTTTGTCAACGCCGCCAACGCGCTAGAATCCGTCGTCTTCTCGACGGTTAAGACCAACACCGTCGTGAAGCCCGGACAAGCTCTCGTCGGCACGCGGGTCATTCCCCTCGTCATCGAGGAGGAGCGCATTCGGGAAGTCGAGCGGCTGGCTGAAGCTCACCGGGCCGGGGGAGGATCTGGACCGGGTGAAGCGGGGCTCGTCTCGGTGAAACCTTTTCGTTCGCTGCGGGCAGGACTTATTACCACCGGCAGCGAAGTATACAAGGGACGGATCCAGGACAAGTTCGGTCCGATCGTCCGGGAGAAGCTGGCCGCCCTCGGCTCGGAGGTCGTGGAGCAGCGGCTTGCGCCCGACGAGAGCTCCCGGATTGTCGAAGACATCCGGTACTTCCGGGAGCAAGGGGTCGACCTGCTGCTCCTGACGGGCGGCATGTCCGTCGATCCGGACGACCGGACGCCGGGGGCCATCCGGCAGGCCGGAGCGGACATCGTCAGCTACGGGACCCCGATGCTGCCGGGCTCCATGCTGCTGATGGCTTACCTGGACGGGATCCCGGTTATGGGGCTTCCCGGCTGCGTCATGCATGACCCTTACACTTCGTTTGACGTGCTGCTCCCGAGAATTTGCGCCGGCGAAATCATCCGCAAGGAAGACATTGTGGAGATGGGCTACGGCGGGCTTCACGGCTGCTGA
- a CDS encoding MogA/MoaB family molybdenum cofactor biosynthesis protein: MRWKVAILTASDKGSRGQREDTSAQVIRELVEEELMGEIVEYRIVPDEMNEIMASLIEMTEYYQADLILTTGGTGLAPRDVTPEATLQVVERLVPGLPEAMRMASMQRSPRAMLSRGVAGIRGKTLIVNLPGSPKGVAENLAAIIDELPHALSILTGSGADHS, translated from the coding sequence ATGCGCTGGAAGGTAGCGATTCTAACAGCCAGTGATAAAGGCTCGAGAGGGCAGAGAGAGGATACCAGCGCCCAAGTCATCCGCGAGCTTGTCGAAGAGGAGCTCATGGGGGAAATCGTCGAGTACCGCATCGTCCCCGACGAAATGAACGAAATCATGGCCTCTCTGATCGAGATGACGGAATACTATCAAGCCGACCTGATTCTGACGACGGGAGGCACCGGCCTGGCGCCGCGGGATGTGACCCCCGAGGCCACACTGCAGGTCGTGGAACGGCTCGTTCCCGGTCTGCCCGAAGCGATGAGGATGGCGTCCATGCAGCGCTCCCCGCGCGCGATGCTGTCCCGCGGGGTGGCGGGGATCCGCGGCAAGACGCTCATCGTGAACTTGCCGGGCAGCCCGAAGGGAGTCGCCGAGAATCTGGCGGCGATCATCGACGAGCTGCCTCACGCGCTCAGCATTCTGACGGGAAGCGGAGCGGATCATTCATGA
- the groES gene encoding co-chaperone GroES, with protein sequence MIKPLGDRVVIEAVAKEETTASGIVLPDTAKEKPQEGRVVAVGAGTFKDGERVPLEVKEGDRIIFSKYAGTEVKFEGRELLIMRESDILAVLG encoded by the coding sequence ATGATCAAACCTTTGGGTGATCGCGTAGTTATCGAAGCCGTTGCTAAGGAGGAAACCACAGCAAGCGGAATCGTATTGCCGGATACGGCAAAGGAGAAGCCGCAGGAAGGCCGTGTTGTAGCTGTTGGCGCCGGAACCTTCAAGGACGGAGAACGTGTTCCTTTGGAAGTGAAAGAAGGCGACCGCATCATCTTCTCCAAATATGCCGGCACCGAAGTGAAGTTCGAAGGACGCGAACTGCTCATCATGCGTGAAAGCGACATTCTGGCCGTTCTGGGCTAA
- a CDS encoding S-layer homology domain-containing protein translates to MQPRQSNANQKREKREKNLFKKPVMKKTSAILSTALVASVLSPVIAFAGSWLNNNSYESSTGKFATTVSTDVYNPAGVSVKVYDQNGNYITTVNDATYERYETTVSGATYYYYDVTGSVTANTYSSLKLWADGVTDAVYVTPAPPAGYGGGLFPGSNIVNSDGRANAALLEALVKNNTNAELKISGEFVLLPATALAAGKNLTIFNDTGSYTLPLDKLDIDAHAKALGVDAKDLWIRVQIAKVSGDALTAVQSAAKEVNGTVIGDSVDFKVTAETAGKTAIDVSFGQTYVKRTINIDKGYTTINTNTNTAAVYDPATQTLSFVPSTFGAKGEKAEVVIWRVGNSVYTVLESNNSFTDIATHWAKGNIELLANKLVVDGYEDGSFGAERSITRAEFAALIVRALGITPTVTSNTYFTDVATGQWYTNIVNTAASAGLIDGYADRTFQPNAKINREELAALVVRAMKYAGKEVTVDATEQASLLTKFTDAKQIVWGQAEVAAAIKSGIVDGMTDTTLSIRSDATRAQSATMLKRFLEKTDFIN, encoded by the coding sequence ATGCAACCTAGACAAAGTAATGCAAACCAAAAAAGAGAAAAGAGGGAGAAAAACTTGTTTAAGAAGCCTGTAATGAAAAAAACTTCTGCTATTCTATCTACAGCATTAGTTGCTTCTGTACTCTCACCTGTTATTGCATTTGCAGGAAGTTGGTTGAATAATAACTCCTATGAATCCAGTACTGGTAAATTCGCCACAACGGTATCCACTGATGTTTATAACCCTGCTGGAGTTTCCGTAAAGGTATACGATCAAAACGGTAATTATATTACAACTGTTAACGACGCTACTTATGAAAGATATGAAACTACTGTGAGTGGAGCTACATACTATTATTACGATGTAACTGGCTCCGTTACGGCTAACACTTACAGTTCTTTGAAGTTGTGGGCTGATGGAGTAACCGATGCCGTTTACGTAACTCCTGCACCACCAGCCGGTTATGGTGGCGGATTGTTCCCTGGAAGCAATATTGTAAACAGTGACGGTCGTGCTAATGCCGCATTATTGGAAGCTCTTGTTAAGAACAACACTAACGCTGAACTGAAAATCTCCGGAGAATTTGTATTGTTGCCTGCAACAGCATTGGCAGCTGGTAAGAATCTAACTATCTTCAATGATACTGGATCTTATACCCTTCCACTGGATAAGCTCGATATTGATGCTCACGCTAAAGCACTTGGTGTCGATGCAAAAGACCTGTGGATCCGCGTACAAATCGCAAAAGTTTCCGGGGATGCTTTGACAGCCGTGCAAAGTGCTGCTAAAGAAGTAAACGGAACGGTAATCGGAGATTCTGTTGACTTTAAGGTAACGGCTGAAACTGCTGGTAAGACCGCGATTGATGTATCCTTCGGTCAAACGTATGTAAAGCGTACAATCAACATTGACAAAGGCTACACCACTATTAATACTAACACGAACACTGCAGCTGTTTATGACCCTGCCACTCAAACCTTGAGCTTTGTTCCTTCCACTTTTGGTGCTAAGGGTGAAAAAGCTGAAGTTGTTATCTGGCGTGTAGGTAACTCCGTTTATACGGTACTTGAAAGTAACAACAGCTTCACTGATATTGCCACTCACTGGGCTAAAGGCAACATCGAGCTGCTTGCCAATAAGCTTGTTGTGGATGGTTATGAAGATGGATCGTTTGGTGCGGAGCGCAGCATTACCCGCGCTGAATTTGCTGCTTTGATCGTACGTGCACTGGGTATTACCCCTACGGTAACTTCGAACACGTACTTTACTGATGTAGCCACAGGACAATGGTACACCAATATTGTAAATACGGCTGCTAGCGCTGGTTTGATTGATGGTTATGCTGACCGTACTTTCCAACCAAATGCAAAAATCAACCGTGAAGAATTGGCTGCCCTTGTTGTCCGCGCTATGAAATATGCAGGCAAAGAAGTAACCGTTGATGCTACGGAGCAAGCTTCCCTGTTGACTAAATTCACCGATGCGAAACAAATCGTATGGGGACAAGCCGAAGTGGCTGCTGCCATTAAATCCGGTATCGTGGATGGTATGACCGATACGACCTTGAGCATTCGTTCGGATGCTACTCGTGCTCAATCGGCCACGATGTTGAAGCGCTTCTTGGAAAAAACGGACTTCATCAACTAA
- a CDS encoding O-antigen ligase family protein: MDFHRKTKENSSSLILWIICICTIFFLFTAPFYKGLFVGLNITFDGPLFSFMIVSSLLLLLLSIYLLFHTNLIDKKEQLGLVFVWVLPILYFVSSINSASPYSAENIFNLNVTYSIFFLIGLFLYKNTLAFRVLSSGLLLSLYCVVMVGFANLFGNMNMMDAVMGFKTWMRITSVFQYANTYSAVLVGLLFSSLFLITNSENKYRLGFISAMIVPIIISFILTDSRGGLLMAPIVLLCLLPFLSPPKQIIYLINLILGATTSFLVLKPIKNISIDIRENFWQNSNFKLPLMSTESLMAWGLLLLGSTAMVIFSLLINHFFSPKIKQMTKQLTKFKFNKLILPSALVIIFSVLIGITFSVPAARSLLPASISSKIEKTNLSQNSVLERLTFYRDTAKFLKDQPIIGAGGGAWAALYEKYQSNPYESRQAHNFFLQLLTEVGLLGFIILLSLIIYVYYHFIRRYNEHDSNDVSKLIYFIITTSILVHSAIDFDMSFAYISALVFMGLGIMISKPLINTEAISLRFNYIYTGFLLFVSILLLVSGLDKKIASNFFNKSISAAQNRLPFNEVLASLDKSIEMQPKNIQYISTKANMLSQAYSQTKNDVFYIQMKNLILEAQQIEPSNRIIIEQKLAMHLQKKEFEQAVGTLENALEYFPWDSGVYEGANVQPSFYERLISLTFELGKQANLQGDINKSNMFWDKAISNYNIVLSKVEQLKKLPAGQQIGRDFRTRPKMTQCIGEIYYYRKDYEKAEQYFKTLLPSDNFDNLEDQEKQIAARWYLVSLQKQRKNDIQLYNKLIAVEPKERDEIINLLNNNVFNN; encoded by the coding sequence ATGGATTTTCACAGAAAAACTAAAGAGAATAGTAGTTCACTTATACTTTGGATAATTTGTATTTGTACTATATTTTTTTTATTTACAGCCCCTTTCTATAAAGGATTATTTGTTGGACTCAACATTACTTTTGATGGTCCCCTCTTCTCTTTTATGATTGTTTCGTCCCTATTGTTATTGTTACTCTCAATATACTTATTGTTTCATACAAACTTAATAGACAAGAAAGAACAATTGGGGTTAGTTTTTGTTTGGGTATTACCTATTCTTTATTTTGTTTCTAGCATAAACTCTGCTTCCCCTTATTCAGCAGAAAATATTTTTAACTTAAATGTAACTTATTCAATTTTTTTTCTTATTGGTCTTTTTTTATATAAGAATACCTTGGCATTTCGAGTACTTTCCTCTGGACTACTTCTCTCACTTTACTGCGTGGTTATGGTGGGTTTCGCGAATTTATTTGGAAATATGAATATGATGGATGCTGTAATGGGCTTTAAAACATGGATGAGAATCACATCCGTATTTCAATATGCAAATACCTATTCTGCGGTATTAGTAGGTTTATTATTTTCAAGCTTATTTTTAATTACAAATTCAGAGAATAAGTATAGACTAGGTTTTATCTCAGCGATGATAGTCCCGATAATCATATCATTTATTCTCACTGATTCACGCGGTGGTTTGCTTATGGCGCCAATTGTATTGCTTTGCTTGCTTCCGTTTCTTAGTCCTCCTAAGCAGATTATATATTTAATAAATTTAATTCTAGGGGCAACTACTTCATTTTTAGTACTAAAGCCCATCAAAAACATCAGTATTGATATTAGAGAAAATTTTTGGCAAAACTCTAATTTCAAACTACCACTAATGTCCACTGAGTCATTAATGGCATGGGGCTTACTATTATTAGGTTCAACAGCTATGGTTATTTTTTCATTATTAATTAACCACTTCTTTTCCCCGAAAATCAAACAAATGACTAAGCAATTAACAAAATTCAAATTTAATAAATTAATATTACCTTCCGCACTAGTCATAATCTTTTCAGTACTAATTGGAATTACATTTTCAGTACCCGCTGCTCGTAGCCTCTTGCCTGCAAGTATCTCAAGTAAAATCGAAAAAACAAATCTATCCCAAAACAGCGTCTTGGAACGATTAACTTTCTATAGAGATACTGCGAAATTTCTCAAAGACCAACCAATAATCGGCGCGGGAGGTGGTGCCTGGGCTGCTCTATATGAAAAATATCAAAGTAATCCGTACGAATCACGTCAAGCCCATAATTTCTTTCTTCAGCTATTGACCGAGGTAGGACTGCTGGGTTTTATCATACTTTTATCACTAATAATTTACGTTTATTACCATTTCATTCGTCGTTACAATGAACATGATTCCAATGACGTGAGCAAGCTAATTTATTTTATTATTACAACGTCAATATTGGTCCATAGTGCAATAGATTTCGATATGAGTTTCGCCTACATATCGGCCTTAGTATTTATGGGATTAGGAATCATGATCTCAAAACCTTTGATCAATACTGAAGCGATATCTTTAAGGTTTAATTATATTTATACTGGCTTTTTATTATTTGTTTCAATCTTATTGTTAGTAAGTGGTTTAGATAAAAAGATTGCTTCAAATTTTTTCAACAAAAGTATATCAGCTGCCCAGAATAGGTTACCTTTTAATGAGGTCTTAGCATCACTTGATAAATCTATTGAAATGCAACCTAAGAACATACAATATATTTCGACAAAAGCAAATATGCTAAGTCAGGCATATTCTCAGACAAAAAATGATGTTTTTTATATTCAAATGAAAAATTTAATACTGGAAGCGCAACAAATCGAGCCAAGCAATCGTATAATTATTGAGCAAAAATTGGCTATGCATTTGCAGAAAAAAGAATTTGAACAGGCAGTGGGCACTTTAGAAAATGCATTGGAATATTTCCCCTGGGACTCCGGAGTATACGAAGGTGCCAACGTACAGCCTAGTTTCTATGAACGTTTAATTAGCTTAACGTTTGAATTAGGAAAACAAGCAAATCTACAAGGTGACATTAACAAATCTAATATGTTTTGGGATAAAGCAATTTCAAATTACAATATTGTCTTATCAAAAGTAGAGCAATTAAAAAAATTACCGGCAGGGCAGCAAATTGGAAGAGATTTTCGTACGAGACCTAAAATGACCCAATGCATAGGAGAAATATATTATTACAGGAAGGATTACGAAAAAGCTGAGCAATATTTTAAAACATTACTTCCTAGTGATAACTTTGATAACTTAGAGGATCAAGAAAAGCAAATAGCTGCCCGATGGTATCTAGTTTCTTTGCAAAAACAAAGAAAGAACGATATTCAATTATACAACAAGCTAATCGCAGTGGAACCAAAAGAAAGAGATGAAATAATCAATCTTCTAAATAATAATGTCTTTAACAACTAA
- the groL gene encoding chaperonin GroEL (60 kDa chaperone family; promotes refolding of misfolded polypeptides especially under stressful conditions; forms two stacked rings of heptamers to form a barrel-shaped 14mer; ends can be capped by GroES; misfolded proteins enter the barrel where they are refolded when GroES binds), with amino-acid sequence MAKDIRFSEEARRSMLRGVDALANAVKVTLGPKGRNVVLDKKFGSPLITNDGVTIAKEIELEDAFENMGAQLVKEVATKTNDVAGDGTTTATVLAQAMIREGLKNVTAGANPMVIRKGIEKAVKAAVAELQNIAKPIEGKNSIAQVAAISAADEEVGQLIAEAMEKVGNDGVITVEESKGFATELEVVEGMQFDRGYISPYMITDTDKMEAVLDEPYILITDKKISNIQEILPVLEKVVQQGRPLVIIAEDVEGEALATLVVNKLRGTFTCVAVKAPGFGDRRKAMLQDIAALTGAQVITEELGLDLKSAKVEQLGRSRQVRVTKENTIVVDGSGDKKDIGARVQQIRTQLEETTSEFDKEKLQERLAKLSGGVAVIKVGAATETELKERKLRIEDALNSTRAAVEEGIVSGGGTALVNVFNAVAAVDAQGDEKTGVNIVLRALEEPIRTIASNAGQEGSVVVERLKKEQVGVGYNAASGEWVNMFEAGIVDPAKVTRSALQNAASVAAMFLTTEAVIADKPEKDKPAMPDMGGMGGMGGMGGMM; translated from the coding sequence ATGGCTAAGGATATCAGATTCAGCGAAGAAGCTCGCCGCTCCATGCTGCGCGGGGTGGACGCCCTGGCTAACGCCGTTAAAGTAACTTTGGGACCTAAAGGACGCAACGTCGTTCTGGACAAAAAATTCGGAAGCCCGCTCATCACCAATGACGGCGTGACGATCGCTAAAGAAATCGAACTCGAAGACGCCTTCGAGAACATGGGCGCTCAGCTCGTTAAAGAAGTAGCGACCAAGACCAACGACGTAGCCGGTGACGGAACGACGACGGCAACGGTTCTGGCTCAAGCGATGATCCGCGAAGGCTTGAAGAACGTAACGGCCGGCGCTAACCCTATGGTCATCCGCAAAGGGATCGAGAAAGCCGTTAAAGCCGCTGTAGCCGAGCTGCAGAACATCGCCAAGCCGATCGAAGGCAAGAACTCCATCGCTCAAGTAGCCGCTATCTCCGCTGCTGACGAAGAAGTCGGCCAGCTGATCGCCGAAGCCATGGAGAAAGTCGGCAACGACGGCGTTATCACGGTAGAAGAATCCAAAGGCTTCGCTACGGAGCTTGAAGTGGTAGAAGGGATGCAGTTCGACCGCGGATACATCTCTCCTTACATGATCACCGACACGGACAAGATGGAAGCCGTTCTCGACGAGCCTTACATCCTCATCACCGACAAGAAGATCTCCAACATACAGGAAATCCTTCCGGTTCTGGAGAAAGTGGTTCAACAAGGACGTCCGCTCGTTATCATCGCGGAAGACGTAGAAGGCGAAGCGCTAGCAACCCTCGTGGTTAACAAGCTGCGCGGAACGTTCACCTGCGTAGCGGTTAAAGCTCCTGGCTTCGGCGACCGCCGCAAAGCCATGCTGCAGGACATCGCCGCTCTGACCGGTGCTCAAGTGATCACCGAAGAGCTGGGACTGGACCTGAAATCCGCGAAAGTGGAGCAATTGGGCCGTTCCCGTCAAGTGCGCGTAACAAAAGAAAACACCATTGTGGTCGACGGTTCCGGAGACAAGAAGGACATCGGCGCCCGTGTTCAACAAATCAGAACCCAACTGGAAGAAACCACTTCCGAGTTCGACAAAGAGAAGCTGCAAGAGCGTCTGGCTAAGCTGTCCGGCGGCGTAGCGGTTATCAAAGTCGGTGCTGCAACCGAGACCGAGCTGAAAGAGCGCAAGCTTCGCATCGAAGACGCTCTGAACTCCACTCGCGCTGCGGTAGAAGAAGGAATCGTTTCCGGTGGCGGTACGGCCCTCGTTAACGTCTTCAACGCAGTAGCTGCTGTAGATGCTCAAGGCGACGAGAAAACGGGCGTTAACATCGTTCTCCGCGCTCTGGAAGAGCCGATCCGCACCATCGCTTCCAACGCCGGCCAAGAAGGCTCCGTAGTCGTTGAGCGCCTGAAGAAAGAGCAAGTAGGCGTAGGCTACAACGCCGCTTCCGGCGAATGGGTCAACATGTTCGAAGCTGGAATCGTAGACCCTGCGAAAGTAACCCGTTCCGCTCTGCAGAACGCAGCTTCCGTAGCGGCTATGTTCCTGACCACCGAAGCGGTTATCGCCGACAAGCCGGAGAAAGACAAGCCAGCTATGCCTGACATGGGCGGCATGGGTGGAATGGGCGGCATGGGCGGCATGATGTAA
- the tatC gene encoding twin-arginine translocase subunit TatC — protein MEEDQMSLVDHLGELRRRIMWVAAVLVVTMVAGFFIAVPALDYLKSIPPATGISWHALAPGDGIRVYFQFAFLFAVAVTLPFTLYHLWAFVKPGLREEEQKATIKYIPFSVLLFLAGFSFAYFVVFRLALAFTTSLNERMSLIETYGITQYFTFMFNILLPVSLVFELPVVVMFLTKLRVLNPIRLRKLRRYSYLILVILSTLIAPPDLLSNLLIVLPLIILYEISVVLSGRIYRRQLEQDREWEEEYGPK, from the coding sequence ATGGAAGAAGATCAAATGTCGCTGGTGGACCATCTGGGCGAGCTGCGCCGCCGCATTATGTGGGTGGCGGCCGTGCTTGTCGTCACGATGGTCGCCGGCTTTTTTATCGCCGTTCCGGCTCTCGATTACTTGAAAAGCATTCCCCCCGCCACCGGCATTTCCTGGCACGCCCTCGCGCCGGGAGACGGGATCCGCGTTTATTTTCAATTCGCCTTTCTTTTTGCGGTGGCGGTGACGCTGCCGTTTACGCTTTATCACCTCTGGGCGTTCGTCAAGCCGGGGCTTCGCGAAGAGGAACAGAAGGCCACGATCAAGTACATTCCGTTTTCCGTGCTGCTTTTTCTGGCCGGCTTCTCGTTTGCCTACTTTGTGGTCTTCCGGCTCGCCCTGGCTTTCACCACGAGCCTTAACGAACGAATGAGCCTTATCGAGACGTACGGAATTACGCAATATTTTACCTTTATGTTCAACATCTTGCTGCCCGTCTCCCTCGTGTTTGAGCTGCCGGTTGTGGTGATGTTCCTGACCAAGCTCCGGGTCTTGAACCCGATACGGCTGCGGAAGCTTCGCCGGTATTCGTACCTTATTCTGGTCATTCTGTCCACCTTGATTGCGCCGCCCGATCTCTTGTCCAACCTGCTCATCGTCCTGCCGCTTATCATTCTGTACGAGATCAGCGTGGTGCTGTCCGGACGCATCTACCGCCGGCAGCTGGAGCAGGACCGGGAATGGGAGGAGGAGTACGGTCCGAAGTGA
- the moaC gene encoding cyclic pyranopterin monophosphate synthase MoaC has product MPENEGLTHFNEQGRARMVDVTEKQETRREATARTTVRMKPGTLDAIRQGRIGKGDVLAVAQVAGVMAAKKTSEWIPMCHPLALRGIDIRFDDNGTDELYIEATVRITGPTGVEMEALTAVSAAALTVYDMCKALEKEMEIGPTHLTHKTGGKSGDFHRNDTISS; this is encoded by the coding sequence ATGCCGGAGAATGAGGGGTTGACCCATTTTAATGAGCAGGGCCGGGCCCGGATGGTTGATGTGACGGAAAAGCAGGAGACCCGCCGTGAAGCGACTGCCCGGACCACGGTCCGCATGAAGCCCGGCACGCTGGACGCAATCCGGCAGGGCCGCATCGGAAAGGGCGATGTGCTGGCCGTCGCTCAGGTGGCCGGGGTCATGGCGGCCAAGAAGACGTCCGAGTGGATTCCGATGTGCCATCCGCTTGCCTTGCGGGGAATCGACATCCGCTTCGACGACAACGGGACAGATGAATTATATATAGAAGCAACGGTCCGCATAACGGGTCCTACCGGCGTGGAGATGGAGGCGTTGACGGCGGTTTCCGCCGCGGCGCTGACCGTCTATGACATGTGCAAGGCGCTGGAGAAGGAAATGGAGATCGGCCCGACGCATCTTACCCACAAAACCGGCGGCAAGAGCGGAGATTTTCACAGAAACGATACGATTTCTTCCTGA
- a CDS encoding twin-arginine translocase TatA/TatE family subunit — MHTPSAIGILLIVLVALLLFGPNKLPELGRAFGKTLKEFKNGAKDIMNDDDDSKPVRKEIPAEEVRVHETRSEAQPEAKKPDNRRLPD, encoded by the coding sequence ATGCACACACCGAGTGCGATAGGAATCCTGTTGATCGTCCTGGTGGCCCTGCTGCTGTTCGGACCGAACAAGCTTCCGGAGCTCGGAAGGGCATTCGGCAAAACGCTGAAGGAATTCAAGAACGGGGCCAAGGACATTATGAACGATGACGACGACTCGAAACCGGTCCGCAAGGAGATTCCGGCCGAAGAAGTCCGCGTTCATGAAACCCGGTCCGAGGCTCAGCCCGAAGCGAAGAAGCCGGACAACCGCCGACTGCCCGATTAA
- a CDS encoding sugar phosphate nucleotidyltransferase: protein MKLILLSGGSGKRLWPLSNDSRSKQFIKVLSNKNNEMESMVQRVWKQLDSVGLASSSYIATSKSQSELIQSQLGEDVPIIIEPSRRDTFPAIALASTYLYSHVGISLNEVVAVLPVDPFVEDTFFNEVKELENILFHSKADIALIGVKPTYPSEKYGYIVPENTTRFSARYLPVQRFAEKPDQAGAERLIEQNAFWNCGVFAFRLGFLISLLERKRLPVQYEELTKQYGLLDKISFDYEVVEKCEKIVMLPYAGCWKDLGTWNTLTEEMQSHQIGKGSISKDSTNTHLVNELDIPVTIIGMTNAIIAASPDGILVADKQASPRIKDFVKNTELPIRYEERLWGWYRVLDYTKTEEGSEVLTKRICISANNNISYHFHRLRKETWNVISGRGLVKLENNIVSVSAGDVIQIPAGLKHAIKALTDLEIIEIQNGRLLEEDIHRLQRSWEEIADQSIVN, encoded by the coding sequence ATGAAGTTAATTCTTCTTTCCGGAGGCTCGGGAAAAAGATTGTGGCCACTATCGAATGATTCAAGATCTAAACAATTTATTAAAGTTTTAAGTAACAAAAACAATGAGATGGAGTCGATGGTTCAGCGGGTTTGGAAGCAGCTTGATTCCGTTGGATTGGCTTCTTCCTCCTATATAGCAACTAGTAAGTCACAATCAGAGTTGATCCAGAGTCAATTGGGAGAAGATGTTCCGATAATTATTGAACCATCACGTCGAGATACGTTTCCTGCTATAGCTTTAGCTTCAACTTACTTGTATTCCCATGTAGGGATAAGCTTAAATGAAGTTGTAGCAGTGCTTCCCGTGGATCCTTTTGTAGAAGACACTTTCTTTAATGAAGTTAAGGAGCTTGAAAATATATTATTTCATTCCAAAGCAGATATTGCGTTAATTGGAGTAAAACCGACTTATCCGTCTGAAAAGTATGGATACATCGTTCCAGAAAATACGACTAGATTTTCCGCAAGGTACTTACCAGTTCAAAGATTCGCAGAAAAACCTGATCAGGCGGGTGCAGAAAGATTAATAGAACAAAATGCCTTTTGGAACTGTGGAGTGTTTGCTTTTCGGCTCGGTTTTCTTATCTCCTTGCTTGAGAGAAAGAGATTGCCTGTCCAGTACGAGGAGCTAACTAAGCAGTATGGGTTACTTGATAAAATAAGTTTTGATTATGAAGTGGTAGAAAAATGTGAGAAGATCGTTATGCTTCCTTACGCTGGGTGTTGGAAGGATTTAGGCACCTGGAATACTCTTACGGAAGAGATGCAATCTCATCAAATTGGAAAAGGAAGTATATCCAAGGATTCGACAAATACTCACTTGGTCAACGAGTTGGATATTCCGGTAACTATTATTGGAATGACTAATGCAATAATTGCGGCTAGCCCCGACGGAATATTAGTGGCAGACAAGCAAGCCAGTCCACGGATAAAAGATTTCGTCAAAAACACGGAATTACCCATAAGGTATGAGGAGAGATTATGGGGATGGTACCGGGTTCTGGATTATACGAAAACCGAGGAAGGAAGTGAAGTGTTAACCAAGAGAATTTGTATCTCGGCCAATAATAATATAAGTTATCACTTTCATAGATTAAGAAAAGAAACATGGAACGTAATTTCAGGAAGAGGACTGGTTAAATTAGAAAACAACATCGTGTCCGTTTCAGCGGGAGATGTTATCCAAATTCCTGCAGGCTTAAAACATGCTATAAAAGCTTTAACGGACCTTGAAATTATTGAGATACAAAACGGACGATTATTGGAGGAAGACATTCATCGGCTTCAAAGAAGCTGGGAAGAAATAGCGGATCAAAGCATAGTAAATTAA